A stretch of Mya arenaria isolate MELC-2E11 chromosome 14, ASM2691426v1 DNA encodes these proteins:
- the LOC128217383 gene encoding uncharacterized protein LOC128217383 isoform X5, translating to MKKTRQTHNYSKDTTFLSRANDAGEPEILMEGECKQNIGPGTSVTITHVGTNDSLGADIEYHQATDGDSFSAGITLRKVFMRCNPYIQVEGTVDSMLSDKTRLCLKVNFTEDQLEGDRWGEYKDIALNCRLKFRAITYVVLRFYYLLNPCTSSSDDPQLFCKTFEAVRTTPLSAPPSSTSSATTSSTPSANSSFSFDYVPIAVVALILFTSVVVAMVIWYRARCSTTETQRGYRGHTRGLDTLCCLRQQATDQLRNNSRQETEMIEVMPELNGNEPDYRGRCPIERVDCCITSV from the exons atgaaaaaaacacgtcaaactcataattattcgaaGGATACGAcatttttgt cGAGAGCGAATGATGCTGGAGAGCCCGAGATTCTCATGGAAGGCGAATGCAAACAG AATATCGGACCAGGCACCAGCGTAACAATCACACACGTGGGGACGA ATGACAGTCTCGGTGCTGATATCGAATACCACCAAGCCACAGACGGCGACAGTTTCAGCGCAGGGATCACGCTAA GAAAGGTATTTATGAGATGTAACCCTTATATCCAAGTTGAGGGCACCGTTGACTCGATGTTAAGTGACAAAACAAGACTTTGTCTAAAAGTGAATTTTACTGAAGATCAACTGGAAGGTGATCGATGG GGTGAATACAAGGACATAGCCTTGAACTGTAGACTCAAATTCAGGGCAATAACATATGTAGTTCTAAGATTTTATTATCTACTAAACCCCTGCACATCTTCAAGTGATGATCCGCAGTTGTTTTGTAAGACGTTTGAAGCCGTAAGAACCACCCCATTATCAGCACCCCCGAGCAGCACATCATCAGCAACCACGAGCAGCACACCGTCAGCAAACTCTTCTTTTTCTTTCG ATTACGTCCCTATAGCAGTTGTAGCTCTCATCTTGTTCACATCCGTCGTTGTCGCCATGGTTATCTGGTACCGAGCTCGTTGTTCGACAACAGAAACACAACGAG gTTACAGGGGCCATACACGTGGACTGGATACACTATGTTGTTTAAGGCAACAGGCTACGGACCAATTAAGGAACAATTCAAGACAGGAAACTGAAATGATTGAAGTCATGCCTGAACTCAATGGTAACGAACCGGACTATCGTGGACGGTGTCCGATTGAACGTGTTGACTGTTGTATAACTAGCGTGTGA
- the LOC128217383 gene encoding uncharacterized protein LOC128217383 isoform X4, with translation MKKTRQTHNYSKDTTFLSRANDAGEPEILMEGECKQNIGPGTSVTITHVGTKCLFYKPNHRCPIITIDDSLGADIEYHQATDGDSFSAGITLRKVFMRCNPYIQVEGTVDSMLSDKTRLCLKVNFTEDQLEGDRWGEYKDIALNCRLKFRAITYVVLRFYYLLNPCTSSSDDPQLFCKTFEAVRTTPLSAPPSSTSSATTSSTPSANSSFSFDYVPIAVVALILFTSVVVAMVIWYRARCSTTETQRGYRGHTRGLDTLCCLRQQATDQLRNNSRQETEMIEVMPELNGNEPDYRGRCPIERVDCCITSV, from the exons atgaaaaaaacacgtcaaactcataattattcgaaGGATACGAcatttttgt cGAGAGCGAATGATGCTGGAGAGCCCGAGATTCTCATGGAAGGCGAATGCAAACAG AATATCGGACCAGGCACCAGCGTAACAATCACACACGTGGGGACGA aatGCCTGTTCTATAAACCTAACCATAGATGTCCAATAATTACCATAGATGACAGTCTCGGTGCTGATATCGAATACCACCAAGCCACAGACGGCGACAGTTTCAGCGCAGGGATCACGCTAA GAAAGGTATTTATGAGATGTAACCCTTATATCCAAGTTGAGGGCACCGTTGACTCGATGTTAAGTGACAAAACAAGACTTTGTCTAAAAGTGAATTTTACTGAAGATCAACTGGAAGGTGATCGATGG GGTGAATACAAGGACATAGCCTTGAACTGTAGACTCAAATTCAGGGCAATAACATATGTAGTTCTAAGATTTTATTATCTACTAAACCCCTGCACATCTTCAAGTGATGATCCGCAGTTGTTTTGTAAGACGTTTGAAGCCGTAAGAACCACCCCATTATCAGCACCCCCGAGCAGCACATCATCAGCAACCACGAGCAGCACACCGTCAGCAAACTCTTCTTTTTCTTTCG ATTACGTCCCTATAGCAGTTGTAGCTCTCATCTTGTTCACATCCGTCGTTGTCGCCATGGTTATCTGGTACCGAGCTCGTTGTTCGACAACAGAAACACAACGAG gTTACAGGGGCCATACACGTGGACTGGATACACTATGTTGTTTAAGGCAACAGGCTACGGACCAATTAAGGAACAATTCAAGACAGGAAACTGAAATGATTGAAGTCATGCCTGAACTCAATGGTAACGAACCGGACTATCGTGGACGGTGTCCGATTGAACGTGTTGACTGTTGTATAACTAGCGTGTGA
- the LOC128217383 gene encoding uncharacterized protein LOC128217383 isoform X1, whose amino-acid sequence MCLYFTLYIKMYAREGIKLWTSCSHSGRFIGRQFFLLLNFVLFAARANDAGEPEILMEGECKQNIGPGTSVTITHVGTKCLFYKPNHRCPIITIDDSLGADIEYHQATDGDSFSAGITLRKVFMRCNPYIQVEGTVDSMLSDKTRLCLKVNFTEDQLEGDRWGEYKDIALNCRLKFRAITYVVLRFYYLLNPCTSSSDDPQLFCKTFEAVRTTPLSAPPSSTSSATTSSTPSANSSFSFDYVPIAVVALILFTSVVVAMVIWYRARCSTTETQRGYRGHTRGLDTLCCLRQQATDQLRNNSRQETEMIEVMPELNGNEPDYRGRCPIERVDCCITSV is encoded by the exons ATGTGTCTGTATTTCACATTATACATCAAAATGTATGCCAGAGAAGGAATTAAGCTTTGGACATCCTGTTCACATTCCGGACGTTTTATCGGCCGTCAATTCTTCCTCCTTCtaaactttgttttgtttgcagcGAGAGCGAATGATGCTGGAGAGCCCGAGATTCTCATGGAAGGCGAATGCAAACAG AATATCGGACCAGGCACCAGCGTAACAATCACACACGTGGGGACGA aatGCCTGTTCTATAAACCTAACCATAGATGTCCAATAATTACCATAGATGACAGTCTCGGTGCTGATATCGAATACCACCAAGCCACAGACGGCGACAGTTTCAGCGCAGGGATCACGCTAA GAAAGGTATTTATGAGATGTAACCCTTATATCCAAGTTGAGGGCACCGTTGACTCGATGTTAAGTGACAAAACAAGACTTTGTCTAAAAGTGAATTTTACTGAAGATCAACTGGAAGGTGATCGATGG GGTGAATACAAGGACATAGCCTTGAACTGTAGACTCAAATTCAGGGCAATAACATATGTAGTTCTAAGATTTTATTATCTACTAAACCCCTGCACATCTTCAAGTGATGATCCGCAGTTGTTTTGTAAGACGTTTGAAGCCGTAAGAACCACCCCATTATCAGCACCCCCGAGCAGCACATCATCAGCAACCACGAGCAGCACACCGTCAGCAAACTCTTCTTTTTCTTTCG ATTACGTCCCTATAGCAGTTGTAGCTCTCATCTTGTTCACATCCGTCGTTGTCGCCATGGTTATCTGGTACCGAGCTCGTTGTTCGACAACAGAAACACAACGAG gTTACAGGGGCCATACACGTGGACTGGATACACTATGTTGTTTAAGGCAACAGGCTACGGACCAATTAAGGAACAATTCAAGACAGGAAACTGAAATGATTGAAGTCATGCCTGAACTCAATGGTAACGAACCGGACTATCGTGGACGGTGTCCGATTGAACGTGTTGACTGTTGTATAACTAGCGTGTGA
- the LOC128217383 gene encoding uncharacterized protein LOC128217383 isoform X3: protein MCLKQNHEDYVRFIVPCIKNARANDAGEPEILMEGECKQNIGPGTSVTITHVGTKCLFYKPNHRCPIITIDDSLGADIEYHQATDGDSFSAGITLRKVFMRCNPYIQVEGTVDSMLSDKTRLCLKVNFTEDQLEGDRWGEYKDIALNCRLKFRAITYVVLRFYYLLNPCTSSSDDPQLFCKTFEAVRTTPLSAPPSSTSSATTSSTPSANSSFSFDYVPIAVVALILFTSVVVAMVIWYRARCSTTETQRGYRGHTRGLDTLCCLRQQATDQLRNNSRQETEMIEVMPELNGNEPDYRGRCPIERVDCCITSV, encoded by the exons atgtgtttaaaacaaaaccatgAGGACTATGTTAGATTTATAGTACCGTGCATTAAAAATG cGAGAGCGAATGATGCTGGAGAGCCCGAGATTCTCATGGAAGGCGAATGCAAACAG AATATCGGACCAGGCACCAGCGTAACAATCACACACGTGGGGACGA aatGCCTGTTCTATAAACCTAACCATAGATGTCCAATAATTACCATAGATGACAGTCTCGGTGCTGATATCGAATACCACCAAGCCACAGACGGCGACAGTTTCAGCGCAGGGATCACGCTAA GAAAGGTATTTATGAGATGTAACCCTTATATCCAAGTTGAGGGCACCGTTGACTCGATGTTAAGTGACAAAACAAGACTTTGTCTAAAAGTGAATTTTACTGAAGATCAACTGGAAGGTGATCGATGG GGTGAATACAAGGACATAGCCTTGAACTGTAGACTCAAATTCAGGGCAATAACATATGTAGTTCTAAGATTTTATTATCTACTAAACCCCTGCACATCTTCAAGTGATGATCCGCAGTTGTTTTGTAAGACGTTTGAAGCCGTAAGAACCACCCCATTATCAGCACCCCCGAGCAGCACATCATCAGCAACCACGAGCAGCACACCGTCAGCAAACTCTTCTTTTTCTTTCG ATTACGTCCCTATAGCAGTTGTAGCTCTCATCTTGTTCACATCCGTCGTTGTCGCCATGGTTATCTGGTACCGAGCTCGTTGTTCGACAACAGAAACACAACGAG gTTACAGGGGCCATACACGTGGACTGGATACACTATGTTGTTTAAGGCAACAGGCTACGGACCAATTAAGGAACAATTCAAGACAGGAAACTGAAATGATTGAAGTCATGCCTGAACTCAATGGTAACGAACCGGACTATCGTGGACGGTGTCCGATTGAACGTGTTGACTGTTGTATAACTAGCGTGTGA
- the LOC128217383 gene encoding uncharacterized protein LOC128217383 isoform X6 has product MEGECKQNIGPGTSVTITHVGTKCLFYKPNHRCPIITIDDSLGADIEYHQATDGDSFSAGITLRKVFMRCNPYIQVEGTVDSMLSDKTRLCLKVNFTEDQLEGDRWGEYKDIALNCRLKFRAITYVVLRFYYLLNPCTSSSDDPQLFCKTFEAVRTTPLSAPPSSTSSATTSSTPSANSSFSFDYVPIAVVALILFTSVVVAMVIWYRARCSTTETQRGYRGHTRGLDTLCCLRQQATDQLRNNSRQETEMIEVMPELNGNEPDYRGRCPIERVDCCITSV; this is encoded by the exons ATGGAAGGCGAATGCAAACAG AATATCGGACCAGGCACCAGCGTAACAATCACACACGTGGGGACGA aatGCCTGTTCTATAAACCTAACCATAGATGTCCAATAATTACCATAGATGACAGTCTCGGTGCTGATATCGAATACCACCAAGCCACAGACGGCGACAGTTTCAGCGCAGGGATCACGCTAA GAAAGGTATTTATGAGATGTAACCCTTATATCCAAGTTGAGGGCACCGTTGACTCGATGTTAAGTGACAAAACAAGACTTTGTCTAAAAGTGAATTTTACTGAAGATCAACTGGAAGGTGATCGATGG GGTGAATACAAGGACATAGCCTTGAACTGTAGACTCAAATTCAGGGCAATAACATATGTAGTTCTAAGATTTTATTATCTACTAAACCCCTGCACATCTTCAAGTGATGATCCGCAGTTGTTTTGTAAGACGTTTGAAGCCGTAAGAACCACCCCATTATCAGCACCCCCGAGCAGCACATCATCAGCAACCACGAGCAGCACACCGTCAGCAAACTCTTCTTTTTCTTTCG ATTACGTCCCTATAGCAGTTGTAGCTCTCATCTTGTTCACATCCGTCGTTGTCGCCATGGTTATCTGGTACCGAGCTCGTTGTTCGACAACAGAAACACAACGAG gTTACAGGGGCCATACACGTGGACTGGATACACTATGTTGTTTAAGGCAACAGGCTACGGACCAATTAAGGAACAATTCAAGACAGGAAACTGAAATGATTGAAGTCATGCCTGAACTCAATGGTAACGAACCGGACTATCGTGGACGGTGTCCGATTGAACGTGTTGACTGTTGTATAACTAGCGTGTGA
- the LOC128217383 gene encoding uncharacterized protein LOC128217383 isoform X7 yields the protein MEGECKQNIGPGTSVTITHVGTNDSLGADIEYHQATDGDSFSAGITLRKVFMRCNPYIQVEGTVDSMLSDKTRLCLKVNFTEDQLEGDRWGEYKDIALNCRLKFRAITYVVLRFYYLLNPCTSSSDDPQLFCKTFEAVRTTPLSAPPSSTSSATTSSTPSANSSFSFDYVPIAVVALILFTSVVVAMVIWYRARCSTTETQRGYRGHTRGLDTLCCLRQQATDQLRNNSRQETEMIEVMPELNGNEPDYRGRCPIERVDCCITSV from the exons ATGGAAGGCGAATGCAAACAG AATATCGGACCAGGCACCAGCGTAACAATCACACACGTGGGGACGA ATGACAGTCTCGGTGCTGATATCGAATACCACCAAGCCACAGACGGCGACAGTTTCAGCGCAGGGATCACGCTAA GAAAGGTATTTATGAGATGTAACCCTTATATCCAAGTTGAGGGCACCGTTGACTCGATGTTAAGTGACAAAACAAGACTTTGTCTAAAAGTGAATTTTACTGAAGATCAACTGGAAGGTGATCGATGG GGTGAATACAAGGACATAGCCTTGAACTGTAGACTCAAATTCAGGGCAATAACATATGTAGTTCTAAGATTTTATTATCTACTAAACCCCTGCACATCTTCAAGTGATGATCCGCAGTTGTTTTGTAAGACGTTTGAAGCCGTAAGAACCACCCCATTATCAGCACCCCCGAGCAGCACATCATCAGCAACCACGAGCAGCACACCGTCAGCAAACTCTTCTTTTTCTTTCG ATTACGTCCCTATAGCAGTTGTAGCTCTCATCTTGTTCACATCCGTCGTTGTCGCCATGGTTATCTGGTACCGAGCTCGTTGTTCGACAACAGAAACACAACGAG gTTACAGGGGCCATACACGTGGACTGGATACACTATGTTGTTTAAGGCAACAGGCTACGGACCAATTAAGGAACAATTCAAGACAGGAAACTGAAATGATTGAAGTCATGCCTGAACTCAATGGTAACGAACCGGACTATCGTGGACGGTGTCCGATTGAACGTGTTGACTGTTGTATAACTAGCGTGTGA
- the LOC128217470 gene encoding ATP-dependent helicase wrn-1-like, with amino-acid sequence MDVSKLFGEVKKKYGLQFDLKEHQIDTITALLDKNDVSCVLPTGYGKSLCYVLPPLLLDEVDDTVERHIALVISPLLSLISDQKAHLDKFGIKSMMASHEHQINLSEIGNTSLIFTTPETLQTSAFRKILAAKDFQKRLCLLACDEAHCVSEWGESFRPEYRHISSVRSIVDVPFLAATATATQRVQDDIKEHLLLADDLVTVAVVPDRPSIFLTVEKCSADNEKELQWLLDLLKETDFKTKTVVFCRSYNAVSLVWSHIVDSFNIHPSNSQLLKVEMFHASTDSIKKEMIIDSFKSPESYVRVLVSTVAFGMGMSVPDINLVVHWGAPHNALSYWQEVGRAGRLGQNAIAVMMAFPRSLMKTLTSEDVRECVKGDVCIRKTILTRLLVDGMEQKDIPTTTPCVSLSCEKCFCEACLCCSVCLEACTCVGKMSSLEKLRLL; translated from the exons ATGgatgtttcaaaattattcggtgaagttaaaaagaaatatggATTGCAATTCGATCTTAAAGAGCATCAAATTGATACTATAACTGCATTGTTGGATAAGAATGATGTTTCGTGTGTGCTTCCGACCGGCTACGGAAAAAGTTTGTGCTATGTGCTGCCACCACTGCTTTTGGATGAG GTTGATGACACAGTGGAGCGGCATATTGCCCTGGTTATATCACCATTACTGAGTTTGATATCTGATCAAAAGGCACATCTGGACAAGTTTGGAATAAAAAGTATGATGGCGTCACATGAACATCAGATCAACCTTTCGG AGATTGGTAACACATCGCTGATATTTACTACACCTGAAACACTACAAACGTCCGCCTTCAGGAAAATTCTTGCAGCGAAGGATTTTCAGAAGAGACTTTGTCTGCTTGCGTGTGACGAGGCACACTGTGTGTCCGAATG GGGAGAATCATTCCGGCCTGAATATCGACATATATCCTCGGTACGCAGTATTGTTGACGTTCCTTTTCTTGCTGCTACGGCAACGGCGACGCAGAGAGTTCAAGATGATATAAAGGAACATCTACTACTGGCAGATGATCTTGTGACTGTCGCTGTTGTCCCTGATAG ACCCAGTATCTTTCTGACAGTTGAAAAATGCAGTGCTGACAATGAAAAAGAACTTCAATGGCTCCTGGACCTCTTAAAGGAAACTGACTTCAAGACCAAAACTGTTGTGTTTTGCAG GTCCTACAATGCGGTGTCTTTGGTGTGGTCACATATAGTGGACAGTTTCAACATTCATCCATCAAATTCTCAGCTGCTAAAGGTGGAGATGTTCCATGCTTCAACTGACagcataaaaaaagaaatgatcaTTGACAGTTTCAAAAGCCCAGAGTCATACGTGAGGGTCCTGGTGTCTACTGTGGCTTTTGGCATGGGAATGTCAGTCCCGGACATCAACTTGGTGGTACACTGGGGCGCCCCGCACAATGCCCTTTCATACTGGCAAGAGGTTGGAAGGGCCGGGAGACTTGGCCAAAATGCCATAGCAGTTATGATGGCATTCCCAAGGTCACTGATGAAAACACTGACTTCCGAAGATGTACGCGAATGTGTTAAGGGAGATGTCTGCATCCGTAAAACTATTTTGACCCGACTACTTGTAGACGGAATGGAACAAAAAGACATACCGACGACAACGCCGTGTGTCAGTTTAAGCTGTGAAAAATGCTTTTGTGAAGCTTGTCTTTGTTGCTCGGTTTGTCTTGAAGCATGCACATGTGTGGGAAAGATGAGCTCTCTGGAGAAACTTAGACTTCTGTAG
- the LOC128217387 gene encoding uncharacterized protein LOC128217387 has product MKVLFAAAVLVCVWFPASCTLLDILNTVHNSPSFQNLTGPEQLVLVEMVAETEAGEIHNYIKTVGFSTVLAIIAKLPADEAHLLNQYLIEELNKEEHHAPVGRRDLAETLTAAKNDPAFQNLTAPQQQLILTTLTHAESMNLTKFVEQTGYGTILTIIDILPEPEMHLFENYLIQHLQHEKAIIDHIVGK; this is encoded by the exons atgaaagtattatTTGCTGCTGCCGTATTGGTGTGCGTCTGGTTCCCGGCCAGCTGCACACTGCTCGACATCCTGAACACCGTCCACAACAGCCCCTCTTTCCAG AACCTGACGGGCCCGGAACAGCTGGTTCTGGTTGAGATGGTCGCTGAGACGGAGGCTGGGGAGATCCACAACTACATAAAAACTGTCGGCTTCTCCACCGTCCTCGCCATCATCGCCA AGCTTCCGGCCGATGAAGCCCATCTTTTGAATCAGTATCTCATTGAG GAGCTGAATAAAGAAGAACATCATGCACCT GTGGGCCGACGTGACCTAGCCGAAACGTTAACCGCTGCCAAGAACGACCCGGCTTTCCAGAACCTAACAGCTCCCCAGCAACAGCTCATACTGACAACCCTCACACACGCCGAGTCCATGAACCTCACCAAGTTTGTGGAGCAGACTGGTTATGGAACCATACTCACCATCATTGACA TTTTGCCGGAACCAGAGATGCATCTCTTCGAGAACTATTTAATTCAG CACCTCCAGCACGAGAAAGCGATCATTGATCACATCGTGGGCAAATAG
- the LOC128217383 gene encoding uncharacterized protein LOC128217383 isoform X2: protein MCLYFTLYIKMYAREGIKLWTSCSHSGRFIGRQFFLLLNFVLFAARANDAGEPEILMEGECKQNIGPGTSVTITHVGTNDSLGADIEYHQATDGDSFSAGITLRKVFMRCNPYIQVEGTVDSMLSDKTRLCLKVNFTEDQLEGDRWGEYKDIALNCRLKFRAITYVVLRFYYLLNPCTSSSDDPQLFCKTFEAVRTTPLSAPPSSTSSATTSSTPSANSSFSFDYVPIAVVALILFTSVVVAMVIWYRARCSTTETQRGYRGHTRGLDTLCCLRQQATDQLRNNSRQETEMIEVMPELNGNEPDYRGRCPIERVDCCITSV, encoded by the exons ATGTGTCTGTATTTCACATTATACATCAAAATGTATGCCAGAGAAGGAATTAAGCTTTGGACATCCTGTTCACATTCCGGACGTTTTATCGGCCGTCAATTCTTCCTCCTTCtaaactttgttttgtttgcagcGAGAGCGAATGATGCTGGAGAGCCCGAGATTCTCATGGAAGGCGAATGCAAACAG AATATCGGACCAGGCACCAGCGTAACAATCACACACGTGGGGACGA ATGACAGTCTCGGTGCTGATATCGAATACCACCAAGCCACAGACGGCGACAGTTTCAGCGCAGGGATCACGCTAA GAAAGGTATTTATGAGATGTAACCCTTATATCCAAGTTGAGGGCACCGTTGACTCGATGTTAAGTGACAAAACAAGACTTTGTCTAAAAGTGAATTTTACTGAAGATCAACTGGAAGGTGATCGATGG GGTGAATACAAGGACATAGCCTTGAACTGTAGACTCAAATTCAGGGCAATAACATATGTAGTTCTAAGATTTTATTATCTACTAAACCCCTGCACATCTTCAAGTGATGATCCGCAGTTGTTTTGTAAGACGTTTGAAGCCGTAAGAACCACCCCATTATCAGCACCCCCGAGCAGCACATCATCAGCAACCACGAGCAGCACACCGTCAGCAAACTCTTCTTTTTCTTTCG ATTACGTCCCTATAGCAGTTGTAGCTCTCATCTTGTTCACATCCGTCGTTGTCGCCATGGTTATCTGGTACCGAGCTCGTTGTTCGACAACAGAAACACAACGAG gTTACAGGGGCCATACACGTGGACTGGATACACTATGTTGTTTAAGGCAACAGGCTACGGACCAATTAAGGAACAATTCAAGACAGGAAACTGAAATGATTGAAGTCATGCCTGAACTCAATGGTAACGAACCGGACTATCGTGGACGGTGTCCGATTGAACGTGTTGACTGTTGTATAACTAGCGTGTGA